In Mycetocola spongiae, the genomic stretch GGCGAGATCCAATTCCAGATAGGCCTCGAAGCGGTTGCAGGTGGCGATGACCACGGCCCCGGAGACGGCCTCATCAAAGGCGGTGATGGATCGACCGAGGCTCTCGGCGCCGGTGGACAGGCGCTCGAGAAGGTCGAAGGAGGCGTTCTTATGGCTCGCGGTCAGACAGATCAACACAGCACCATGATACCCACAGATTTTTGGTGTCTGACCAGCATATAGTTCCCGACAAGGTGTCGGTGAGGGCTCGACAATCTGTCGGCTACATCGGCCGAAGTATTTGAGAGTATAGAGACATGCACGTCACCTCGAATCATCCCCTGGAAGCCGGTCTTACGCATGACTCCCGGCTGATCACCGCCTACCGCGGCACCCGTCCCGATGTCACCCCGGTCTGGTTTATGCGCCAGGCCGGACGCTCGCTGCCGGAATATCGCGCCCTGCGTGTCGGAACCCAGATGCTTGATGCGTGCCTCACCCCGGAGTTGGCCAGCGAGATCACGCTGCAGCCCGTGCGCCGCCACGGCGTGGACGCCGGAATCTTCTTCAGCGATATCGTGGTGCCGCTCAAGCAGGTGGGTGTGGACGTGGAGATCGTCCCGGGGCGCGGCCCCGTCCTGGGCAAGGCCGTGCGCACCCCCGCGGATGTGGCCGAGCTCATCGCCCACGATCCCGCGCAGCTGGAGGATACCCTCGCCCCGATCGTCGAGGCCGTGGGTCTGACCGTGGCCGAACTGGGCTCCACCCCGCTGATCGGTTTTGCCGGGGCACCGTTTACGCTCGCCGCCTATCTGGTGGAGGGTGGCCCCTCCAAGGACCACATCCACGCGCGCACCATGATGCATGCCGAGCCCGAGGCCTGGGCCGCGCTCATGCGCTGGACCGCCCAGGTCACCGGAATCTTCCTGCGCACCCAGATCCTCGCCGGCGCCTCCGCCGCGCAGCTCTTTGACTCCTGGGCCGGCTCGCTCTCGCGCGCCGATTATGAGGCACACGTGGCCCCGGCCAGCCGCCTCGCCCTCGAATACGTGCACGATATCCGCTATACCGTGGCCACCCCGGAGGGGCGCGAGACCCGCGACCTCTCGGTGGTGCACTTCGGCGTGGGCACGGGGGAGA encodes the following:
- the hemE gene encoding uroporphyrinogen decarboxylase — protein: MHVTSNHPLEAGLTHDSRLITAYRGTRPDVTPVWFMRQAGRSLPEYRALRVGTQMLDACLTPELASEITLQPVRRHGVDAGIFFSDIVVPLKQVGVDVEIVPGRGPVLGKAVRTPADVAELIAHDPAQLEDTLAPIVEAVGLTVAELGSTPLIGFAGAPFTLAAYLVEGGPSKDHIHARTMMHAEPEAWAALMRWTAQVTGIFLRTQILAGASAAQLFDSWAGSLSRADYEAHVAPASRLALEYVHDIRYTVATPEGRETRDLSVVHFGVGTGEILKPMHEVGADVVGVDYRIPLDEASRRLGGTVPVQGNIDPALLAAPWEVLEQHVREIHARGLSAPSHVMNLGHGVPPETDPAVLTRIVELVHSL